A genomic segment from Pseudoduganella chitinolytica encodes:
- a CDS encoding GNAT family N-acetyltransferase: MGSPIAVRPADDDDVALIAGLTRKAWAGKVSVTSSGHRETAVLVAEHLRQGGGFILLDDAEPIGSVRWLPHDTEPGVWEILRMGVLPEYRGRNLSQHLLEAVIHHGLESGIDELRLAVRPDQPKLIDFYSAYEFELAPELEYSHANPLEPAPLVMRRVLRD, encoded by the coding sequence ATGGGCAGTCCGATCGCAGTCCGCCCGGCGGACGATGACGATGTGGCGCTGATTGCCGGCCTGACGCGCAAAGCGTGGGCCGGCAAGGTCAGCGTCACCTCTTCCGGCCATCGTGAAACCGCCGTCCTGGTCGCGGAACATCTGCGCCAGGGCGGCGGTTTTATTTTATTGGACGACGCCGAACCGATCGGTTCCGTACGGTGGCTGCCGCACGATACCGAACCGGGTGTATGGGAGATATTGCGGATGGGCGTGCTGCCGGAATATCGCGGCCGCAACCTGTCCCAGCATTTATTGGAAGCCGTGATTCACCACGGCCTCGAATCGGGCATCGACGAGTTAAGGCTGGCGGTACGCCCCGACCAGCCCAAGCTGATCGATTTTTATTCGGCCTACGAATTCGAGCTGGCACCGGAGCTGGAATATTCCCATGCCAATCCGCTGGAGCCGGCGCCGCTGGTGATGCGGCGGGTATTGCGTGATTAG
- a CDS encoding DMT family transporter, translated as MNTRLTPHTVFLLTLPPLLWAGNAIAGRLVHDMVPPILLNLLRWVLALLILLPLAGPVFRRGSGLWPHWRRYAVLGLLGVGLYNALQYLALQSSTPINVTLVAAGMPVWMMLTGWLFFGVRVSRRQVIGAILSIAGVLLVLARGDLAHLLALRLVAGDLFMILATIAWSLYSWLLTRTHEPASLRADWAGFLLAQVGFGVLWSGLFAAGEWTWSDATVHWTPTLFAVLAYVAIGPAVVAFRCWGEGVRRAGPAIAAFFSNLTPLFAAILSSAFLGELPHLYHGFAFLLIVGGIVVSSRRPA; from the coding sequence ATGAATACCCGACTGACACCCCACACCGTGTTCCTGCTGACGCTGCCGCCGCTGCTGTGGGCCGGCAATGCCATCGCGGGCCGGCTCGTGCACGACATGGTGCCGCCGATCCTGCTGAACCTGCTGCGCTGGGTGTTGGCGCTGCTGATCCTGCTGCCGCTGGCCGGCCCGGTATTCCGGCGCGGCAGCGGCCTGTGGCCGCATTGGCGCCGCTACGCAGTGCTGGGCCTGCTTGGCGTGGGCCTGTACAACGCGCTGCAATATCTGGCGCTGCAAAGCAGCACACCCATTAATGTAACCCTGGTCGCGGCCGGCATGCCCGTATGGATGATGCTGACGGGCTGGCTGTTTTTCGGCGTGCGCGTCAGCCGGCGCCAGGTTATCGGCGCCATTCTATCGATTGCCGGCGTATTGCTGGTCTTGGCACGGGGCGATCTCGCGCATTTGCTGGCATTAAGGCTCGTTGCCGGCGATTTATTCATGATCCTGGCGACGATCGCCTGGTCGCTGTACAGCTGGTTATTGACGCGTACCCATGAGCCCGCCAGCCTGCGCGCCGATTGGGCAGGTTTCCTGCTGGCCCAAGTGGGATTCGGCGTGCTGTGGTCGGGATTATTCGCGGCCGGCGAATGGACCTGGTCGGACGCCACCGTCCATTGGACCCCGACATTATTCGCCGTACTGGCGTACGTTGCGATCGGACCGGCTGTCGTGGCGTTCCGCTGCTGGGGCGAGGGCGTCCGTCGCGCCGGCCCCGCCATTGCGGCATTCTTCAGCAATCTGACGCCGTTGTTCGCGGCCATCTTATCGTCGGCGTTTCTCGGCGAATTGCCGCACCTTTATCATGGCTTTGCGTTTCTGCTGATCGTCGGTGGCATCGTCGTGTCGTCGCGCCGGCCCGCATAA
- the gltX gene encoding glutamate--tRNA ligase: MTTAPATPVRTRFAPSPTGFLHLGGARTALYSWAYARHFGGTFVLRIEDTDLERSTPEAVQAIIDGMQWLGLDHDEGPFYQMQRMDRYREVIAQMLAAGTAYHCYSTPEEVEAMRERFRAAGEKPRYDGTWRPEEGKALPAIPEGRKPVVRFKNPLDGDVTWNDVVKGTITISNKELDDLIIARTDGTPTYNFCVAVDDWDMRITHVLRGDDHVNNTPRQINILRAIGAPLPEYGHLPMILGSDGQKLSKRHGAVSVMEYPAQGFLPEAMLNYLARLGWSHGDDEVFSMDQFCEWFNLEHLTASAAQFNNEKLAWLNNHWIKQADNGRLAELAKPRMLAAGAQFDGAPDLATVLALLKERTNTVNELADAAMLFYRQPQPDEALMTQHFTDAVKPALAQFAERIQTVEWTKEAIAAMIKEVLAAHGLKMPQMAMPLRLIVTGQLQTPAIDAVLQLFGRDTVAARVAKYL, encoded by the coding sequence ATGACCACTGCACCAGCCACCCCCGTCCGCACCCGGTTCGCCCCCAGCCCGACCGGCTTCCTCCACCTGGGCGGCGCCCGCACCGCGCTGTATTCCTGGGCCTACGCGCGCCACTTCGGCGGCACCTTCGTGCTGCGCATCGAGGACACCGACCTGGAACGTTCCACCCCCGAAGCCGTGCAGGCCATCATCGACGGCATGCAGTGGCTTGGCCTCGACCATGACGAAGGCCCGTTCTACCAGATGCAGCGCATGGACCGCTACCGCGAGGTGATCGCGCAGATGCTGGCCGCCGGCACCGCCTACCACTGCTACTCGACGCCCGAGGAAGTCGAGGCGATGCGCGAGCGCTTCCGCGCGGCCGGCGAGAAGCCGCGTTACGACGGCACCTGGCGCCCGGAAGAGGGCAAGGCCCTGCCCGCCATCCCGGAGGGCCGCAAGCCGGTGGTGCGCTTCAAGAATCCGCTGGATGGCGACGTCACGTGGAACGATGTCGTCAAGGGCACGATCACGATCTCCAACAAGGAGCTGGACGACCTGATCATCGCCCGTACCGACGGCACGCCCACGTACAACTTCTGCGTCGCGGTGGACGATTGGGACATGCGCATCACGCACGTGCTGCGCGGCGACGACCACGTCAACAACACGCCCCGCCAGATCAACATCCTGCGCGCGATCGGCGCGCCGCTGCCGGAGTATGGCCACCTGCCGATGATCCTGGGCTCGGACGGCCAGAAGCTGTCCAAGCGCCACGGCGCCGTCAGCGTGATGGAGTACCCGGCGCAGGGCTTCCTGCCCGAGGCGATGCTGAACTACCTGGCGCGCCTGGGCTGGAGCCACGGCGACGACGAGGTGTTCTCGATGGACCAGTTCTGCGAATGGTTCAACCTGGAGCACCTGACGGCCTCGGCCGCCCAGTTCAACAACGAGAAGCTGGCGTGGCTGAACAACCACTGGATCAAGCAGGCCGACAACGGCCGCCTGGCCGAGCTGGCGAAGCCGCGCATGCTGGCGGCCGGCGCGCAGTTCGACGGCGCGCCCGACTTGGCCACGGTGCTGGCGCTGCTGAAGGAGCGCACCAATACCGTCAATGAACTGGCGGACGCGGCGATGCTGTTCTACCGCCAGCCGCAGCCGGACGAGGCGCTGATGACGCAGCACTTCACGGACGCCGTCAAGCCGGCCCTGGCCCAGTTTGCCGAGCGCATCCAGACGGTCGAGTGGACCAAGGAAGCCATTGCCGCGATGATCAAGGAAGTGCTGGCCGCCCATGGCCTGAAAATGCCGCAGATGGCGATGCCGCTGCGCCTGATCGTCACGGGCCAGTTGCAGACGCCTGCCATCGATGCCGTGCTGCAGTTGTTTGGCCGTGATACGGTCGCGGCACGCGTGGCGAAATACCTGTGA
- the metG gene encoding methionine--tRNA ligase codes for MTRKLFVTTALPYANAAFHIGHMMEYIQADIWVRYQRMQQDREVHFVGADDTHGTPIMIAAEKEGITPQEFVAKIAAGRAQYLDGFHIAFDNWYSTDSPENVELSQGIYRRLRDVGLIQTKTVDRFFDPVKGMFLADRNIKGECPKCGAKDQYGDNCEVCGAAYQPTDLVNPYSVFTSATPILKPSEQYFFKLSDPRCFEFLRDWLNTPGRLQPEMVNKVSEWLGESGEKLADWDISRDAPYFGIPIPDAPGKFFYVWLDAPVGYLASLKNYFGKQGIDYEAFLNDPAAEQIHFIGKDIVSFHLLFWPAMLKFAEHPVIDKLKVNVHGHLTVNNEKMSKSRGTGISPLRYLNLGMNPEWLRYYIAFKLNAKVEDLDFTGEDFVARVNSDLIGKYVNIASRCAGFIAKKFDGKLADSLSETSLGWIRRALTTVEGAERQVAIAESYENREFGRALREIMEIADVTNQYVDENKPWVLAKDETKLAELHEVCTTALILFRQLTILLSPVLPGVAANVRTFLNDERHEWADTTLAAASTSMLGRTIGAYSHLMTRVDAKMIDDLFDAPKPAAAPAAAAPAVAAPAAPAAVPEGIEPLAPEIKIDDFAKVDLRIAQIVNCEHVEGSDKLLRLTLDVGEGRHRNVFSGIKSMYQPEDLVGKLTVMVANLAPRKMKFGISEGMVLAASSADEKTNPGIYILHPWPGAQPGMRIR; via the coding sequence ATGACCCGCAAGCTGTTCGTCACCACTGCCCTGCCCTATGCCAACGCCGCGTTCCACATCGGCCACATGATGGAATACATCCAGGCCGACATCTGGGTGCGTTACCAGCGCATGCAGCAGGACCGGGAAGTGCACTTCGTCGGCGCCGACGACACGCACGGCACCCCGATCATGATCGCCGCCGAAAAGGAAGGCATCACGCCGCAGGAGTTTGTCGCCAAGATCGCCGCCGGCCGGGCGCAATACCTGGACGGTTTTCATATCGCTTTTGACAACTGGTATTCGACCGATTCGCCGGAGAATGTCGAGCTGTCGCAAGGCATCTACCGCCGCCTGCGCGACGTGGGCCTGATCCAGACCAAGACGGTCGACCGCTTCTTCGACCCCGTCAAGGGCATGTTCCTGGCCGACCGCAACATCAAGGGCGAATGCCCGAAATGCGGCGCCAAGGATCAGTACGGCGACAACTGCGAGGTGTGCGGCGCGGCCTACCAGCCGACCGACCTCGTCAATCCGTATTCCGTGTTCACCAGCGCGACGCCGATCCTGAAGCCTTCCGAGCAGTATTTCTTCAAGCTGTCCGACCCGCGCTGCTTCGAATTCCTGCGCGACTGGCTGAACACGCCGGGGCGCCTGCAGCCGGAAATGGTCAACAAGGTCTCCGAATGGCTGGGTGAGTCGGGCGAAAAGCTGGCCGACTGGGACATCTCGCGCGACGCGCCCTACTTCGGCATCCCGATTCCGGACGCGCCGGGCAAGTTCTTCTACGTGTGGCTGGATGCGCCCGTGGGCTACCTGGCTTCGCTGAAGAACTACTTCGGCAAGCAAGGCATCGACTACGAGGCATTCCTGAACGATCCGGCCGCCGAGCAGATCCACTTCATCGGCAAGGACATCGTTTCCTTCCACCTGCTGTTCTGGCCGGCCATGCTGAAGTTCGCCGAGCACCCCGTCATCGACAAGCTGAAGGTCAACGTGCACGGCCACCTGACCGTCAACAATGAAAAAATGTCCAAGTCGCGCGGCACCGGCATCTCGCCGCTGCGCTACCTGAACCTGGGCATGAACCCGGAATGGCTGCGCTACTACATCGCCTTCAAGCTGAACGCCAAGGTGGAAGACCTGGACTTCACGGGCGAGGACTTCGTGGCCCGGGTCAACTCGGACCTGATCGGCAAGTACGTCAATATCGCCAGCCGCTGCGCCGGCTTCATTGCCAAGAAGTTCGATGGCAAGCTGGCCGACAGCCTGTCCGAGACGTCGCTGGGCTGGATCCGCCGCGCGCTGACGACCGTCGAGGGGGCCGAACGCCAAGTCGCCATCGCGGAAAGCTACGAGAATCGCGAGTTCGGCCGGGCGCTGCGCGAGATCATGGAAATCGCCGACGTGACCAACCAGTACGTCGACGAGAACAAGCCATGGGTGCTGGCCAAGGATGAAACGAAATTGGCCGAACTGCACGAAGTGTGCACGACGGCGCTGATCCTGTTCCGCCAATTGACGATCCTGCTGTCGCCGGTGCTGCCGGGCGTGGCCGCCAACGTCCGCACGTTCCTGAACGACGAGCGCCATGAGTGGGCCGATACGACCCTGGCGGCCGCCAGCACGTCGATGCTGGGCCGCACCATCGGCGCCTACAGCCACCTGATGACGCGGGTGGACGCGAAGATGATCGACGACCTGTTCGACGCGCCCAAGCCAGCCGCCGCACCGGCTGCTGCAGCGCCGGCTGTCGCCGCCCCCGCCGCCCCCGCCGCCGTCCCGGAAGGCATCGAGCCGCTGGCGCCCGAAATCAAGATCGACGATTTCGCCAAGGTCGACCTGCGCATCGCGCAGATCGTCAACTGCGAACACGTGGAAGGGTCGGACAAGCTGCTGCGCCTGACGCTGGACGTGGGCGAAGGTCGGCACCGCAATGTCTTCTCCGGCATCAAGTCGATGTACCAGCCGGAAGACCTGGTCGGCAAATTGACGGTCATGGTGGCCAACCTGGCCCCCCGTAAAATGAAGTTCGGTATTTCCGAAGGCATGGTATTGGCGGCGTCCAGCGCGGACGAGAAAACCAATCCGGGTATTTATATCCTCCATCCATGGCCGGGTGCGCAGCCGGGCATGCGGATTCGCTGA
- the apbC gene encoding iron-sulfur cluster carrier protein ApbC — protein MSITTEDVKAALSQVIDPNTGKDFVTTKSVRNLKVENGAIAVDIELGYPARSQVEGIRASVLAALQPFGLGIALNVTSKIIAHTVQRGLKPLPNVKNIVAVASGKGGVGKSTTAVNLALALAAEGATVGVLDADIYGPSQPMMLGVSGRPMSNDGKTMEPMEGHGIQVSSIGFLIDPDEPMVWRGPMVTQALQQLLDQTNWRELDYLVVDMPPGTGDIQLTLSQKVPVTGAVIVTTPQDIALLDARKGLKMFEKVGIPILGVVENMSTHICSNCGHTEEIFGAGGGEKMCADFGVDFLGKLPLKMAIREQTDSGKPTVVADPDGQVATLYKEIARKVAIKVAEKAKDMSSKFPSIVIKND, from the coding sequence ATGAGCATCACAACGGAAGACGTCAAGGCCGCCCTGTCGCAGGTCATCGATCCCAACACCGGCAAGGACTTCGTCACGACGAAATCGGTTCGCAACCTGAAGGTCGAGAACGGCGCCATCGCCGTCGACATCGAACTGGGCTACCCGGCCCGCAGCCAGGTCGAAGGCATCCGCGCCAGCGTGCTGGCCGCGCTGCAGCCCTTTGGCCTCGGCATCGCCCTGAACGTCACGAGCAAGATCATCGCCCACACCGTGCAGCGCGGCCTGAAGCCCCTGCCGAACGTGAAGAACATCGTCGCCGTCGCCTCCGGCAAGGGCGGCGTCGGCAAATCCACCACGGCAGTCAACCTGGCGCTGGCGCTGGCCGCCGAAGGCGCCACCGTCGGCGTGCTCGATGCGGACATCTACGGCCCGTCGCAGCCGATGATGCTGGGCGTGTCGGGTCGGCCCATGTCGAACGACGGCAAGACGATGGAACCGATGGAAGGCCACGGCATCCAGGTGTCGTCGATCGGCTTCCTGATCGATCCGGACGAGCCGATGGTCTGGCGCGGCCCGATGGTCACGCAGGCGTTGCAGCAATTGCTGGACCAGACCAACTGGCGCGAGCTGGACTACCTCGTCGTCGACATGCCACCGGGCACCGGCGACATCCAGCTGACGCTCTCGCAGAAAGTACCCGTGACGGGCGCCGTGATCGTCACGACGCCGCAGGACATCGCGCTGCTGGACGCGCGCAAGGGCCTGAAGATGTTCGAGAAGGTCGGCATCCCGATCCTGGGCGTGGTGGAGAACATGAGCACCCACATCTGCTCCAACTGCGGCCACACCGAGGAGATCTTCGGCGCCGGCGGCGGCGAGAAGATGTGCGCGGACTTCGGTGTCGACTTCCTGGGCAAGCTGCCCCTGAAGATGGCGATCCGCGAGCAGACCGATTCCGGCAAGCCCACGGTCGTGGCGGACCCGGATGGCCAGGTCGCCACGCTGTACAAGGAGATCGCGCGCAAGGTGGCGATCAAGGTGGCGGAAAAGGCCAAGGACATGAGCAGCAAATTCCCCTCGATCGTGATCAAGAACGACTAA
- a CDS encoding DUF4399 domain-containing protein has translation MRNLRGSAAAWLLAALTAGPACAQSPSVSFVQPKDGATVTSPFRVKFAVVGMEVQPAGAVVPNGGHHHLLIDRDAIGKAQPIPFDDNHLHFSKGQTETEVKLPPGQYKLTMQFADGAHQSYGEALSKTIRVTVK, from the coding sequence ATGCGCAATCTGCGGGGTAGTGCGGCAGCCTGGCTGCTGGCGGCATTGACGGCGGGGCCGGCCTGTGCCCAGTCGCCATCGGTCTCGTTTGTCCAGCCGAAGGACGGCGCGACGGTGACGAGCCCGTTCCGGGTCAAGTTCGCCGTCGTCGGCATGGAAGTGCAGCCCGCCGGTGCCGTCGTGCCGAACGGCGGCCATCATCACCTGCTGATCGACCGCGACGCCATCGGCAAGGCGCAGCCGATCCCGTTCGACGACAACCACCTCCATTTCAGCAAGGGCCAGACCGAGACGGAGGTGAAGCTGCCGCCGGGCCAGTACAAGCTGACCATGCAGTTCGCCGACGGCGCCCACCAGTCCTACGGCGAAGCGCTCAGCAAGACCATCCGCGTCACCGTCAAGTAA
- a CDS encoding WD40/YVTN/BNR-like repeat-containing protein, translating into MSSMGAWQDTAATKPEKTVRPWQRQASGTESQLRGLSVVSPTVAWASGAKGTVLRTVDGKTWKKFIVPGAEALDLRDIHAFDADTATVLSIGPGDASRIYRTTDGGATWALQITNPDANGFWDCIAFWDRDNGLVFGDPVDGAYQVLTTSDGGASWQATVDPNGLKALSNEAAFAASGTCLSVVGENDAWFATGGGAQARVFHSTDRGRSWEAAETPIPAGAPAKGVFSVGFRDSDVGLAVGGDYSDRRLGTLNGARSEDGGATWTPAPVLPAGYMSVVVPVPGAPDAFVAGGLAGSGYSLDAGRTWKVLDKLPVNTVGFASATVGWAVGPKGLVMKYKGPKLSK; encoded by the coding sequence TTGAGCAGCATGGGGGCGTGGCAGGACACCGCCGCGACAAAGCCTGAAAAGACCGTCAGGCCCTGGCAGCGCCAGGCCAGCGGCACGGAGTCGCAGTTGCGCGGCCTGTCGGTCGTCAGCCCGACGGTCGCGTGGGCCAGCGGCGCCAAGGGCACGGTGCTGCGCACGGTGGACGGCAAGACGTGGAAGAAGTTCATCGTCCCCGGCGCCGAGGCACTCGACCTGCGCGATATCCACGCATTCGATGCCGACACCGCCACGGTGCTGAGCATCGGCCCGGGCGATGCGTCGCGCATCTACCGCACTACCGATGGTGGGGCCACGTGGGCCCTGCAGATCACCAACCCGGATGCGAATGGCTTCTGGGATTGCATCGCGTTCTGGGACCGCGACAATGGCCTGGTGTTCGGCGACCCGGTCGACGGCGCCTACCAGGTGCTGACGACGAGCGACGGCGGCGCCAGCTGGCAGGCCACGGTCGATCCGAACGGCCTGAAGGCGCTGTCGAACGAGGCGGCGTTTGCCGCGAGCGGCACGTGCCTGTCGGTGGTGGGCGAGAACGATGCGTGGTTCGCCACGGGCGGTGGCGCGCAGGCGCGGGTGTTCCATTCGACGGACCGGGGCCGCAGCTGGGAAGCGGCCGAGACGCCGATCCCGGCCGGTGCCCCGGCCAAGGGCGTGTTCTCGGTAGGCTTCCGCGACAGCGACGTCGGCCTGGCTGTCGGTGGCGACTATTCGGACCGTCGCCTCGGCACGCTCAATGGCGCGCGCAGCGAGGACGGCGGCGCCACCTGGACGCCCGCGCCGGTGCTGCCGGCCGGGTACATGTCGGTGGTGGTGCCAGTCCCAGGTGCGCCGGATGCGTTTGTCGCCGGCGGCCTGGCCGGTTCCGGCTACAGCCTGGATGCAGGCCGCACGTGGAAGGTGCTGGACAAGCTGCCCGTCAACACGGTGGGCTTCGCGTCGGCCACGGTGGGCTGGGCGGTGGGGCCGAAAGGCCTCGTGATGAAATACAAGGGGCCAAAGCTGAGCAAATAA
- a CDS encoding serine hydrolase domain-containing protein codes for MFRRPALPFMLPFSLLATMLAAPALAATDPTLAQRIAAVENGLLPAVTIAGAPPVKRTLAAEMARLRVPGASIAVIHAGEIEWARGYGVVTPGGAPVTPATLFQAASISKPVTAMAALKMVELGQLALDRDVNGYTTLWKLPKDMDDSPVTLRQLLSHTAGTTVHGFAGYPAGSPVPTLIQLLNGAKPANSRGVHVATRPGTKWRYSGGGYEVVQYVMTERAKQPFPQLLQETVLKPLGMADSSFAQPLPAAQLARAALPHDGNGKPVPGGPHTYPELAAAGLWTTPSDLARFAIEIKRAAAGQSNKVLSQSMTQLMLAPVLQDYGLGLGVEDTGQAQSFGHGGSNAGYQSLMVAYTERGDGVVVMTNGDRGGELAGEIVRAVAAQYDWPTKRPKVRAAVPTPAAALAALPGKYAIDGLGDFTIARAGDGLTVALKEGAAEPLHAAPDGSWFVTSMEGELRFGGVDGGGRLKAGAMDVPFARAK; via the coding sequence TTGTTCCGACGCCCCGCCCTGCCTTTCATGCTGCCCTTCTCCCTATTGGCAACGATGCTTGCCGCGCCGGCGCTGGCCGCCACCGACCCCACGCTGGCGCAGCGCATCGCCGCCGTCGAAAACGGCCTGCTGCCGGCCGTGACGATCGCCGGCGCGCCGCCTGTCAAGCGTACCTTGGCCGCCGAGATGGCACGCCTGCGCGTGCCCGGCGCCAGCATCGCCGTGATCCACGCGGGCGAGATCGAGTGGGCGCGGGGCTACGGCGTCGTCACGCCCGGTGGCGCACCCGTCACGCCGGCCACCTTGTTCCAGGCCGCGTCGATCAGCAAGCCGGTGACCGCGATGGCTGCCCTGAAGATGGTGGAGCTGGGCCAGCTCGCGCTCGATCGCGACGTGAACGGCTATACGACGTTGTGGAAGCTGCCGAAGGACATGGATGACTCGCCCGTCACGCTGCGCCAGCTGCTGTCGCACACGGCCGGCACCACGGTCCATGGCTTTGCCGGCTACCCGGCGGGCAGTCCCGTGCCGACACTGATACAGCTCCTGAACGGCGCCAAGCCCGCCAACTCGCGCGGCGTCCATGTGGCGACGCGCCCCGGCACCAAATGGCGCTACTCGGGCGGCGGCTATGAAGTGGTGCAGTACGTGATGACGGAACGGGCCAAGCAGCCCTTCCCGCAACTGCTGCAGGAGACGGTGCTGAAGCCCCTGGGCATGGCCGACAGCAGCTTCGCCCAGCCCCTGCCGGCGGCGCAACTGGCGCGCGCCGCGCTGCCGCACGACGGCAACGGCAAGCCGGTCCCGGGCGGTCCGCATACCTACCCGGAACTGGCCGCGGCCGGCCTGTGGACGACACCGTCGGACCTGGCCAGGTTCGCCATCGAGATCAAGCGCGCGGCGGCGGGCCAGTCCAACAAGGTGCTGTCGCAGTCGATGACGCAGCTGATGCTGGCGCCCGTGCTGCAGGATTACGGCCTGGGGCTCGGTGTGGAGGATACGGGCCAGGCCCAGTCGTTCGGCCACGGCGGCTCGAATGCGGGCTACCAGAGCCTGATGGTGGCGTACACGGAGCGCGGGGATGGCGTGGTCGTGATGACCAACGGCGACCGCGGCGGCGAGCTGGCCGGCGAGATCGTGCGGGCCGTCGCGGCGCAGTACGACTGGCCCACCAAGCGGCCGAAGGTGCGTGCGGCCGTGCCGACGCCGGCCGCGGCCCTGGCTGCGCTGCCCGGCAAATATGCCATTGACGGGCTGGGCGACTTCACGATCGCGCGCGCCGGCGACGGCCTGACGGTGGCGCTGAAGGAAGGCGCGGCCGAACCGCTGCACGCGGCGCCGGACGGCAGCTGGTTTGTTACGTCGATGGAGGGCGAGCTGCGCTTCGGCGGCGTGGATGGCGGCGGCCGGTTGAAGGCGGGCGCGATGGACGTGCCGTTCGCCCGGGCCAAATAA